GACGTCGCGGCGCACCAGGGCGCACCAGGCGGCAACGGGCGAGCCAAAATCGTGACCGATCACAGCATCTACCGAAGAGCGCCCAAGCGCCGTGACCAGCGCCAGGGCGTCGCGTACCACGTTGAGCATGCGGAAGGGCACCAGATCTGTGTCGAAGGCGTTCGCCCAGCCAGTAGTACGCCCATAGCCGCGCTGATCAGGCGCCACCACATGGTATCCCGCCTCCGCCAGCGGAACCATAACCTTGCGCCAGCTATACGCGATCTCGGGAAAGCCGTGCAGCAGCAAGAGGCACGGACGGCCCGGGATTTCGTAACCCGCCTCCAGAACATGCATGTCTAGGTCATTGACGCCGTTGACCATACGCGAGCGGACACCCACGGGCAGAGGAAGCGGGTCTAGCCCGGTTATGTTACTCATGTATCGCCCACACCACTCTTGAAGGGCTCGATACCCACCGCCAGCCCTTCGTGACTTGTCGCCTGGCCAACACCTTCTATACCGTCTTCGCTAAGCAAGCGGACCAGCAGCTTAGCGGTGCGCGACACCACGAAATGGCTCGCCCGCCGCGGCCGAGCCGCGCCTGGCGCAGCCAGATGATAAACGTCACGATCTGTGATCGTCGCGGCCATAGCTAACACTCTCCGTGGTTTGGTATCAGTCGGAAGTCTCGCCCAGCGCCCGCCATATGGCGAGGGCTTGAGCGGCCTCGGCGACGTCGTGGACGCGCAGCATCTGGACACCCTGGTCGAACGCAACCTGGGCCAGGGCGAGCGAGCCGGCCAGACGCGCCTCAACACGCTCAGCCGCATCGCCGGCAATGTGGGCGATGGTACTTTTGCGCGAGACGCCCACTAGCAGCGGCACGCCGAGCCCGTGGAAGATCGCCGCCCAGGCGAGCAGGCGGAGGTTGTGCGCCGGGGTCTTGCCAAAGCCGAAGCCGGGATCAACGGCGAGGCGCGCGCGCGGAATACCCGCTGTCTCCGCCGCGACCAAGCGGGCTTTCAACGCATCGTAAATGTCGAACACCACGTGATCATAACTCGGATTATCTTGCATCACGCGCGGGTCGCTGAGGCTGTGCATAAGAATTACTGACAGGCCCGTCTCGGCTGCTGCTGCGGCACTCTGAGGGTGATGGGTGAGGGCAGAGACGTCATTGATAATGGCAGCACCCGCTGCCGCCGCAGCACTCATGGTGACCGGGTTGCGCGTGTCAATCGATACCGTCAGGCCGGTCTCGGCCAGGGCACGGACCACGGGCAGAACGCGCTTACACTCGTCCTCTCCCGCGATCGGCGTCGCGCCGGGACGGGTCGACTCGCCACCAACGTCGATGATCTCCGCCCCGGCCTCGGCCAGGGCTAGCCCATGGGCGATGGCGGCGTCCGTATCAGCATACCGGCCGCCGTCGAAAAAACTGTCAGGGGTGACGTTGAGCACGCCCATGAGGCAGGGTGCATCCATAGCGATGCCAGCGAAGGGCGCGCGCGGTGTCTGCAAGGCCTCCACACCCGCATGTTGCGCAAAATCGCCCAGGCGCTCGACGTTCAGCCAGGCGCTGCGCTCGCTATCGACCACATGCAGGGCGCTGAAGGCAATGCCGC
The Alphaproteobacteria bacterium genome window above contains:
- the folP gene encoding dihydropteroate synthase; translated protein: MAVPPTWARQSPSPRADRLYFRPTALLRSEAAQHACAAGAALRLVGGGIAFSALHVVDSERSAWLNVERLGDFAQHAGVEALQTPRAPFAGIAMDAPCLMGVLNVTPDSFFDGGRYADTDAAIAHGLALAEAGAEIIDVGGESTRPGATPIAGEDECKRVLPVVRALAETGLTVSIDTRNPVTMSAAAAAGAAIINDVSALTHHPQSAAAAAETGLSVILMHSLSDPRVMQDNPSYDHVVFDIYDALKARLVAAETAGIPRARLAVDPGFGFGKTPAHNLRLLAWAAIFHGLGVPLLVGVSRKSTIAHIAGDAAERVEARLAGSLALAQVAFDQGVQMLRVHDVAEAAQALAIWRALGETSD